In Gemmata obscuriglobus, a single genomic region encodes these proteins:
- a CDS encoding heavy metal sensor histidine kinase, whose protein sequence is MRAVAREIGGRTYEVSYDRTRELELLRRYRRSMSLTLAPALLASAVIGALIARKGLRPVEEIAATAARIGPDRLDERIAVDQLPAELSDLAATFNVMLDRLQESFRRLERFSADIAHELRTPVHALRNVAEVALRTSQTRADDREALAVCLESAGGLARLIDRLLFIARADSPRAVLELETIDLATELESLREFYEPVAAQTGVELVQLAVPPLPCRVDRTLLQRAIGNLITNALDHTPQCGRVSIAGTVEGGEVVISVTDTGSGIAAEHLPRIFDRFYRPDAARPSGGGCGLGLAIVKSFAELHGGRAEIASRPGQGTRVTLRLPAGGHDGTVTPT, encoded by the coding sequence GTGAGAGCCGTTGCGCGGGAGATCGGTGGGCGGACCTACGAGGTGTCCTACGACCGGACCCGCGAACTGGAGCTCTTGCGGCGGTACCGTCGCTCGATGTCGCTCACCCTCGCGCCGGCCCTCCTGGCCTCGGCGGTCATTGGGGCACTCATCGCCCGCAAGGGCCTGCGACCGGTCGAAGAGATCGCGGCGACAGCGGCCCGGATCGGGCCGGACCGGTTGGACGAGCGGATCGCGGTGGACCAATTGCCCGCCGAACTGAGCGACCTCGCCGCCACGTTCAATGTGATGCTCGACCGACTCCAGGAGTCGTTCCGCCGGCTGGAGCGCTTCTCGGCGGACATCGCCCACGAGTTGCGGACGCCGGTGCATGCGCTCCGCAACGTCGCCGAGGTTGCCTTGAGGACCTCCCAGACCCGGGCCGACGACCGGGAGGCGTTGGCAGTCTGCCTCGAGTCCGCGGGCGGACTCGCACGGCTGATCGACCGGCTCCTCTTCATCGCCCGCGCCGATTCCCCCCGGGCCGTGCTCGAGCTGGAGACGATCGACTTGGCGACCGAGCTGGAGTCGCTGCGGGAGTTTTACGAGCCCGTCGCGGCGCAGACGGGGGTCGAACTGGTACAACTCGCCGTTCCGCCGCTCCCGTGTCGGGTGGATCGCACCCTCCTGCAGCGGGCTATCGGAAATCTGATTACAAACGCACTGGACCACACGCCCCAATGCGGGCGAGTGTCCATCGCAGGGACGGTCGAAGGGGGAGAGGTGGTGATCAGCGTTACCGACACCGGCTCGGGGATCGCCGCGGAGCACCTTCCCCGCATCTTCGACCGCTTCTACCGGCCGGACGCGGCCCGCCCCTCCGGCGGCGGGTGCGGTCTCGGGCTGGCGATCGTCAAGAGCTTCGCGGAGCTGCACGGCGGCCGTGCCGAGATCGCCAGCCGGCCCGGACAGGGGACGCGGGTGACGCTCCGACTGCCCGCCGGCGGGCATGACGGGACCGTCACCCCGACGTAA
- a CDS encoding YebC/PmpR family DNA-binding transcriptional regulator, producing MGRIFEKRKYSIFKTAAQNSKVYSKYSKQLYVAAKNGVPDPHANPVLRNIIERAKRDNVPSHVIEKAIQKAAGAGGENYQSARYEGFGPGGSLVVVDCLTDNNTRTISDVRSCFTKTGSKLSASGSVVMLFDHLAVISFTGNDEEKVMEAMFAADVAIEEVECKDGTVTVFAPPGEFYKAKTALLEAFPGLELDVQEISFLPKETKQLSGDELALFEKFLSMLNDCDDVQEVYHNVSRS from the coding sequence ATGGGACGCATTTTCGAGAAGCGCAAGTACTCGATCTTCAAGACCGCCGCGCAGAACTCGAAGGTCTATTCCAAGTACAGCAAACAACTGTACGTGGCGGCCAAGAACGGCGTGCCCGACCCGCACGCCAACCCGGTTCTCCGCAACATCATCGAACGAGCCAAGCGCGACAACGTGCCGAGCCACGTGATCGAAAAGGCGATTCAGAAAGCCGCAGGCGCCGGGGGCGAGAACTACCAATCGGCGCGGTACGAGGGCTTCGGCCCCGGCGGCTCGCTCGTCGTCGTCGACTGCCTGACCGACAACAACACCCGCACGATCTCCGACGTGCGCAGTTGCTTCACCAAGACCGGCTCCAAACTGTCCGCCAGCGGGTCCGTGGTGATGCTGTTCGATCACCTGGCCGTCATTTCCTTCACCGGTAACGATGAAGAGAAAGTCATGGAAGCCATGTTCGCCGCGGACGTGGCCATCGAAGAGGTGGAATGTAAGGACGGCACCGTTACGGTCTTTGCTCCCCCCGGCGAGTTCTATAAAGCCAAAACCGCGCTACTCGAAGCCTTTCCGGGCCTTGAACTGGACGTTCAAGAAATCAGCTTCCTTCCGAAGGAAACAAAACAACTCAGCGGCGACGAGTTGGCCCTGTTCGAGAAATTTCTCAGCATGCTCAACGATTGCGATGACGTTCAGGAAGTGTACCACAACGTCTCGCGTTCGTGA